A region of Candidatus Leptovillus gracilis DNA encodes the following proteins:
- a CDS encoding sigma-70 family RNA polymerase sigma factor, whose amino-acid sequence MHDLSDAELVERAQYGDLEAVGLLYDRHRTPIFRYVRARIYDTHLAQDLTGEVFLQMVAHLEDYQITAVPFSAWLYRIAHNHIVNYIGRKENQYQHVSLFEAGNLNQREANPARLVERQLTLEAVQQALERIDETQREIIILRFWLGYSLKEVATMLDKTVAAVKSHQHRGLLALEMVMK is encoded by the coding sequence ATGCATGACTTAAGCGACGCGGAATTAGTGGAACGCGCCCAATATGGCGACCTGGAGGCCGTTGGTCTGTTGTATGACCGGCATCGCACGCCTATTTTTCGGTATGTGCGCGCCCGCATCTACGACACTCACCTGGCCCAAGACCTGACGGGCGAGGTCTTTTTGCAGATGGTGGCCCACCTGGAAGATTACCAGATAACGGCCGTACCCTTTTCCGCCTGGCTGTACCGCATCGCCCACAACCACATCGTCAACTACATCGGCCGCAAGGAAAACCAATACCAGCACGTATCGTTGTTTGAGGCGGGCAACCTCAATCAAAGAGAGGCAAACCCGGCGCGCCTGGTAGAACGGCAGTTGACCCTGGAAGCGGTGCAGCAGGCGTTGGAGCGCATTGACGAAACACAGCGCGAGATCATCATCTTGCGCTTCTGGCTCGGCTACTCCCTCAAGGAAGTAGCCACCATGCTCGATAAAACGGTAGCGGCCGTGAAATCGCACCAACATCGCGGCTTACTCGCCCTGGAAATGGTAATGAAATGA